The following proteins come from a genomic window of Streptococcus pneumoniae:
- a CDS encoding PTS sugar transporter subunit IIB, with protein sequence MKQILLVCNAGMSTSMLVKKMQQSATERGIEISIQAKSMTEAKKNIHEADVILIGPQIRYELLAVKEIAGNTPVDTIDMRDYGMMNGAKVLEQALAWIGEIR encoded by the coding sequence ATGAAACAAATTTTATTAGTATGTAATGCGGGAATGTCGACAAGTATGCTTGTTAAAAAAATGCAACAAAGTGCGACTGAACGTGGGATTGAAATTTCTATCCAAGCAAAATCAATGACAGAAGCTAAAAAGAATATCCATGAAGCAGATGTCATTCTAATTGGGCCACAAATTCGTTATGAGTTACTTGCTGTGAAAGAAATTGCAGGAAATACCCCTGTAGATACCATTGATATGCGGGATTACGGAATGATGAATGGAGCAAAAGTTCTGGAACAAGCACTTGCATGGATAGGAGAAATAAGATGA
- a CDS encoding SLC13 family permease, translating to MIHLIMISAIALAIGIGYRTKINIGLLAIAFSYLIATTLMGLSPKELLHFWPTSLFFTIFSVSLFYNVATTNGTLDVLAQHILYRTRTHPNALYMILYLMATLLSALGAGFFTTMAVCCPLAITLCQKADKHPLIGAQAVNWGASGGANLITSSSGIVFQGLFKQMGWEEQAFSLGNHIFIVSIIYPLIVLLLLSCYSHYSKGRTNSSLTIDQPPLLSKVQRQTTLLMISSMVLVWLFPLLHLIFPNIAWIATYQKTFDIGFVSILMVCLALRLKLGKQEAILAKVPWATIIMLCGMSLLMSLAVKSGLVTLIGHLMTTTIPHFWLPLFFCVIAGVMSLFSSTLSVVAPALFPIIAIISAQNPQIDIHLLTTATVIGALSTNISPFSSAGSLIQLSLPNIEERGLAFKKQIILGVPISLSLGLLTTWILILLASLS from the coding sequence ATGATTCATTTAATAATGATTAGCGCCATTGCTCTAGCCATTGGAATTGGTTACCGCACCAAAATCAATATTGGCCTGCTGGCTATTGCTTTTTCTTACCTCATCGCAACCACTCTCATGGGATTAAGCCCCAAAGAACTTCTTCATTTTTGGCCAACCTCACTCTTTTTTACCATTTTTAGCGTCTCTCTCTTTTATAACGTTGCAACAACTAACGGTACTCTTGATGTCTTGGCTCAACACATTCTCTACCGCACACGCACCCATCCTAACGCCCTCTACATGATTTTATACCTGATGGCAACCCTTTTGTCTGCTTTAGGTGCTGGATTTTTCACTACTATGGCCGTTTGCTGTCCTCTAGCGATTACCCTCTGTCAAAAAGCGGACAAACACCCTTTGATTGGAGCTCAAGCCGTCAATTGGGGAGCTTCAGGAGGGGCTAATTTGATAACCAGTAGCTCAGGCATTGTCTTTCAAGGCCTGTTTAAGCAAATGGGATGGGAAGAGCAAGCTTTTTCACTTGGCAATCATATCTTTATCGTCAGCATTATCTACCCACTCATCGTCTTGCTTTTATTATCCTGTTACAGCCACTATAGTAAGGGAAGAACAAACTCATCCTTGACTATTGACCAACCACCACTCCTCAGCAAGGTTCAAAGACAAACCACCTTGCTCATGATCAGCAGCATGGTTTTGGTTTGGCTTTTTCCCTTGTTGCATCTCATTTTCCCAAACATCGCCTGGATAGCTACTTATCAAAAAACATTTGATATTGGCTTTGTCTCAATACTCATGGTCTGCCTCGCCTTAAGGCTCAAATTAGGGAAGCAAGAAGCCATTTTGGCTAAAGTTCCCTGGGCTACAATTATCATGCTCTGCGGCATGAGCTTACTAATGTCTCTAGCGGTCAAGTCAGGTTTAGTCACACTGATAGGGCACCTCATGACAACAACCATTCCTCATTTCTGGTTACCTCTGTTCTTTTGTGTGATAGCCGGAGTGATGTCACTCTTTAGTTCCACCCTATCCGTTGTAGCTCCAGCCCTCTTTCCCATCATTGCTATCATCAGTGCTCAAAATCCTCAGATTGATATTCACTTACTCACAACAGCCACCGTTATTGGCGCTCTATCTACTAATATCTCACCCTTTTCATCAGCTGGTTCTCTCATTCAACTCTCACTCCCCAATATAGAGGAACGCGGTCTTGCCTTCAAAAAGCAAATTATTCTGGGTGTCCCTATCAGCTTAAGTTTGGGACTCTTGACCACCTGGATTCTCATCCTTCTAGCTTCCTTAAGTTAG
- a CDS encoding GntR family transcriptional regulator gives MSTKYLFIYNEIREKILCNKYTMNEQLPDEMTLAKQFACSRMTIKKALDLLVSEGLIFRKRGQGTFVLSRGSSKRKLIVPERDIRGLTKISEDAHSTIDSRIIHFKLEFANEFLAEKLQVALQSPVYNIYRLRIIDGKPYVLEQTYMSTDVIPGITEDILQKSIYNYIEGKLGLHIASATKILRASSSSENEQHYLQLLPTEPVFEVEQVAYLDNGTPFEYSISRHRYDLFEFNSFALRHSS, from the coding sequence ATGAGTACAAAATATTTATTTATTTACAATGAGATTCGTGAAAAGATTCTTTGTAATAAATATACCATGAACGAACAATTGCCTGATGAAATGACATTAGCTAAACAGTTTGCCTGTAGTCGAATGACGATCAAAAAAGCTTTAGACTTGTTAGTTTCTGAGGGCTTAATTTTTAGAAAACGTGGGCAGGGAACCTTTGTTCTCTCTCGTGGCAGCTCAAAAAGAAAATTAATCGTTCCAGAAAGAGATATCCGGGGACTGACAAAAATATCTGAAGATGCTCATTCTACAATTGACTCGAGGATTATTCACTTCAAATTAGAATTTGCAAATGAATTTTTAGCAGAAAAACTACAGGTCGCTTTGCAGAGTCCAGTTTATAATATTTACCGTCTGCGTATTATTGACGGTAAACCTTATGTTCTGGAACAAACTTATATGAGTACCGATGTTATTCCAGGTATTACTGAAGATATTTTACAAAAATCGATTTACAATTACATTGAAGGAAAGTTAGGATTGCATATTGCCAGTGCTACAAAAATCTTGCGAGCTTCTTCTAGTTCAGAAAATGAGCAACATTACTTGCAGCTCCTTCCAACGGAACCGGTATTTGAAGTAGAACAAGTGGCTTATTTGGATAACGGAACTCCGTTTGAGTACTCGATTAGTCGTCATCGCTATGATTTATTTGAATTTAATTCTTTTGCATTACGACATTCCTCCTAG
- the nadC gene encoding carboxylating nicotinate-nucleotide diphosphorylase, with amino-acid sequence MSIISTDLTPFQIDDTLKAALREDVHSEDYSTNAIFDHHGQAKVSLFAKEAGVLAGLTVFQRVFTLFDAEVTFQNPHQFKDGDRLTSGDLVLEIIGSVRSLLTCERVALNFLQHLSGIASMTAAYVEALGDDCIKVFDTRKTTPNLRLFEKYAVRVGGGYNHRFNLSDAILLKDNHIAAVGSVQKAIAQARAYAPFVKMVEVEVESLAAAEEAAAAGADIIMLDNMSLEQIEQAITLIAGRSRIECSGNIDMTTISRFRGLAIDYVSSGSLTHSAKSLDFSMKGLTYLDV; translated from the coding sequence ATGTCAATCATTTCAACTGATTTAACCCCTTTTCAAATAGATGATACATTGAAAGCAGCCTTGCGAGAAGATGTTCATTCCGAAGATTACAGTACCAATGCCATTTTTGATCATCATGGCCAAGCCAAGGTGTCGCTTTTTGCCAAGGAAGCTGGTGTTTTAGCGGGGCTAACCGTTTTTCAAAGGGTTTTTACCCTATTTGATGCCGAGGTGACCTTCCAGAATCCTCATCAATTTAAGGATGGGGATCGTTTGACTAGTGGCGATTTGGTTTTAGAAATCATAGGCTCGGTGAGAAGTCTCTTAACATGTGAACGCGTTGCCTTGAATTTTTTACAACATTTATCAGGGATTGCTTCGATGACAGCTGCTTATGTAGAAGCCTTAGGCGATGATTGCATTAAGGTATTTGATACTCGAAAAACTACTCCTAATTTACGTCTTTTTGAGAAATATGCCGTGAGAGTTGGCGGTGGCTATAATCATCGCTTTAATTTATCAGATGCTATCCTGCTAAAAGACAATCACATTGCGGCAGTAGGTAGTGTTCAAAAGGCAATTGCTCAAGCGCGTGCCTATGCCCCTTTTGTGAAAATGGTCGAGGTGGAAGTGGAAAGCCTTGCTGCTGCCGAAGAAGCTGCGGCGGCGGGTGCTGATATTATCATGTTGGATAATATGTCATTGGAACAGATTGAACAGGCCATTACCCTAATTGCAGGACGTTCTCGGATTGAATGTTCTGGAAATATTGATATGACCACTATTAGCCGTTTTCGTGGTTTAGCGATTGATTACGTCTCCAGTGGTAGTTTAACCCATAGTGCTAAGAGTCTTGATTTTTCCATGAAGGGGTTAACCTACCTTGATGTCTAA
- a CDS encoding glycoside hydrolase family 1 protein yields the protein MKKKLVFPNLFWWGAASSGPQTEGQYGKVHENVMDYWFKTHPEDFFDNVGPLVASNFFHTYTEDFHLMKEIGVNSFRTSIQWSRLIKNLETGEPDPKGIAFYNAIIEEAKKNQMDLVMNLHHFDLPVELLQKYGGWESKHVVELFVKFAKTAFTCFGDKVHYWTTFNEPMVIPEAGYLYAFHYPNLKGKGKEAVQVIYNLNLASAKVIQLYRSLGLDGKIGIILNLTPAYPRSNSPEDLEASRFTEDFFNKVFLNPAVKGTFPERLVKQLERDGVLWSHTEKELQLMKSNTVDFLGVNYYHPKRVQAQANPEEYQTPWMPDQYFKEYEWPERRMNPYRGWEIFPKAIYDIAMIVKEEYDNIPWFISENGMGVENEARFIDENGVIDDVYRIEFYEEHLRWLHKAIEEGSHCFGYHAWTAFDCWSWNNAYKNRYGFISVDLETQKRTIKSSGRWYRKVSDNNGFEVEIEE from the coding sequence ATGAAAAAAAAGTTAGTATTTCCTAATCTGTTTTGGTGGGGAGCTGCTTCTAGCGGACCTCAGACAGAAGGTCAATATGGAAAAGTACATGAAAATGTGATGGACTACTGGTTCAAAACGCATCCAGAAGATTTTTTCGATAATGTCGGACCTCTTGTAGCCAGTAACTTTTTTCATACTTACACCGAAGATTTCCACTTGATGAAGGAAATTGGAGTTAATTCTTTCCGCACTTCCATCCAATGGAGTCGACTCATCAAGAATTTAGAGACAGGTGAGCCTGATCCAAAAGGTATTGCTTTCTACAATGCCATCATTGAAGAAGCTAAAAAGAACCAGATGGATCTTGTGATGAATTTACATCATTTTGATTTACCAGTGGAACTTCTTCAAAAATACGGTGGTTGGGAAAGCAAACATGTAGTGGAGTTATTCGTGAAGTTTGCCAAGACTGCTTTCACATGCTTTGGAGATAAGGTTCATTACTGGACAACTTTCAATGAGCCAATGGTCATTCCAGAAGCAGGATACTTATATGCTTTCCATTATCCAAATCTAAAAGGAAAGGGAAAAGAGGCCGTACAAGTCATCTATAATCTAAACCTTGCTAGTGCAAAAGTGATTCAACTATATCGCTCATTAGGACTTGATGGAAAGATTGGGATTATTTTAAACTTGACACCTGCTTATCCAAGAAGTAATTCTCCAGAAGACTTAGAAGCAAGTCGATTTACAGAAGACTTCTTTAACAAAGTCTTCTTGAATCCAGCTGTTAAAGGAACTTTCCCAGAAAGATTGGTAAAACAGCTAGAGAGAGATGGCGTGTTATGGAGTCATACCGAAAAAGAGCTTCAACTGATGAAATCAAATACGGTTGATTTTCTTGGAGTAAACTACTACCATCCAAAACGTGTTCAAGCACAAGCAAATCCTGAGGAATATCAGACGCCCTGGATGCCAGACCAATACTTCAAAGAGTATGAATGGCCGGAGCGTCGCATGAATCCATATCGTGGTTGGGAAATTTTTCCGAAAGCCATTTATGATATTGCTATGATTGTGAAGGAAGAATATGATAATATTCCATGGTTTATCAGTGAAAACGGAATGGGTGTTGAAAACGAAGCACGGTTTATCGATGAAAATGGAGTTATCGATGACGTGTATCGTATTGAATTTTATGAAGAACATTTAAGATGGCTACATAAAGCCATTGAAGAGGGAAGTCACTGTTTTGGATACCACGCTTGGACCGCATTTGATTGCTGGTCTTGGAATAATGCATATAAGAATCGTTACGGATTTATCTCCGTTGATTTAGAAACGCAAAAGAGAACCATCAAGAGCTCAGGAAGATGGTATCGCAAAGTAAGTGACAATAACGGTTTTGAAGTAGAAATTGAGGAGTAA
- the gap gene encoding type I glyceraldehyde-3-phosphate dehydrogenase — MVVKVGINGFGRIGRLAFRRIQNVEGVEVTRINDLTDPVMLAHLLKYDTTQGRFDGTVEVKEGGFEVNGKFIKVSAERDPEQIDWATDGVEIVLEATGFFAKKEAAEKHLKGGAKKVVITAPGGNDVKTVVFNTNHDVLDGTETVISGASCTTNCLAPMAKALQDNFGVVEGLMTTIHAYTGDQMILDGPHRGGDLRRARAGAANIVPNSTGAAKAIGLVIPELNGKLDGSAQRVPTPTGSVTELVAVLEKNVTVDEVNAAMKAASNESYGYTEDPIVSSDIVGLSYGSLFDATQTKVLDVDGKQLVKVVSWYDNEMSYTAQLVRTLEYFAKIAK, encoded by the coding sequence ATGGTAGTTAAAGTTGGTATTAACGGTTTCGGACGTATCGGTCGTCTTGCTTTCCGTCGTATCCAAAACGTAGAAGGTGTTGAAGTTACACGCATCAACGACCTTACAGATCCAGTTATGCTTGCACACTTGTTGAAATACGACACAACTCAAGGTCGTTTCGACGGTACTGTTGAAGTTAAAGAAGGTGGATTTGAAGTTAACGGTAAATTCATCAAAGTTTCTGCTGAACGTGATCCAGAACAAATCGACTGGGCTACTGACGGTGTAGAAATCGTTCTTGAAGCTACTGGTTTCTTTGCTAAGAAAGAAGCAGCTGAAAAACACCTTAAAGGTGGAGCTAAAAAAGTTGTTATCACTGCTCCTGGTGGAAACGACGTTAAAACAGTTGTATTCAACACTAACCACGACGTTCTTGACGGTACTGAAACAGTTATCTCAGGTGCTTCATGTACTACAAACTGCTTGGCTCCAATGGCTAAAGCTCTTCAAGACAACTTTGGTGTTGTTGAAGGATTGATGACTACTATCCACGCTTACACTGGTGACCAAATGATCCTTGACGGACCACACCGTGGTGGTGACCTTCGCCGTGCTCGCGCTGGTGCTGCAAACATCGTTCCTAACTCAACTGGTGCTGCAAAAGCTATCGGTCTTGTAATCCCAGAATTGAATGGTAAACTTGATGGATCTGCACAACGCGTTCCAACTCCAACTGGATCAGTTACTGAATTGGTAGCAGTTCTTGAAAAGAACGTTACTGTTGATGAAGTGAACGCAGCTATGAAAGCAGCTTCAAACGAATCATACGGTTACACAGAAGATCCAATCGTATCTTCAGATATCGTAGGTCTGTCTTACGGTTCATTGTTTGACGCAACTCAAACTAAAGTTCTTGACGTTGACGGTAAACAATTGGTTAAAGTTGTATCATGGTACGACAACGAAATGTCATACACTGCACAACTTGTTCGTACTCTTGAATACTTCGCAAAGATTGCTAAATAA
- a CDS encoding PTS lactose/cellobiose transporter subunit IIA, with amino-acid sequence MTEEMEYICFQLIANSGAAKSSFIEAIQLAKAGNLKEAKIKVEEAEDSLVEAHKIHSNLIQKEATGEKIGFSLLFMHAEDQMASTEIIQLLSKEFIDLYQNK; translated from the coding sequence ATGACAGAAGAAATGGAATATATCTGTTTTCAGCTCATTGCCAATAGTGGAGCAGCCAAATCATCCTTTATTGAAGCCATCCAACTAGCTAAGGCGGGAAATTTAAAAGAAGCGAAAATTAAAGTTGAAGAAGCGGAAGACTCCTTAGTAGAAGCGCACAAGATTCACTCTAATCTCATACAAAAAGAAGCTACTGGAGAAAAAATAGGATTCTCCTTGCTATTTATGCATGCAGAAGACCAAATGGCTTCAACAGAGATTATTCAGTTGCTATCTAAAGAATTCATCGATCTCTATCAAAATAAATAG
- a CDS encoding RluA family pseudouridine synthase: MQFTFTLPASLPQMTVKQLLEEQLLIPRKIRHFLRIKKHILINQEEVHWNEIVNPGDVCQLTFDEEDYPQKTIPWGNPDLVQEVYQDQHLIIVNKPEGMKTHGNQPNEIALLNHVSTYVGQTCYVVHRLDMETSGLVLFAKNPFILPILNRLLEKKEISREYWALVDGNINRKELVFRDKIGRDRHDRRKRIVDAKNGQYAETHVSRLKQFSNKTSLAHCKLKTGRTHQIRVHLLHHNLPILGDPLYNSKSKTSRLMLHAFRLSFTHPLTLERLTFTTLSNTFEKELKKNG; the protein is encoded by the coding sequence ATGCAATTCACATTTACATTACCCGCCTCTCTACCTCAAATGACGGTAAAGCAATTACTTGAGGAACAACTCCTCATCCCTAGAAAAATCCGTCATTTTTTGAGAATCAAGAAACATATTTTGATAAATCAAGAAGAAGTCCACTGGAACGAAATCGTAAATCCTGGAGATGTTTGCCAGTTGACTTTTGACGAGGAAGATTATCCCCAAAAGACGATCCCTTGGGGCAACCCAGACTTAGTGCAGGAAGTTTATCAAGATCAACACTTGATTATTGTAAACAAACCAGAGGGTATGAAAACGCATGGTAATCAACCAAACGAAATTGCCCTTCTTAACCATGTTAGTACCTATGTTGGCCAAACCTGCTATGTCGTTCATCGTCTGGACATGGAAACCAGTGGCTTAGTTCTCTTTGCCAAAAATCCTTTTATCCTGCCCATTCTCAATCGCTTATTGGAGAAAAAAGAGATTTCTAGAGAATATTGGGCTCTAGTTGATGGAAATATCAACAGAAAAGAACTTGTTTTCAGAGACAAAATTGGACGTGATCGCCATGATCGTAGAAAAAGAATAGTTGATGCAAAAAATGGGCAATATGCTGAAACGCATGTAAGCAGATTAAAGCAATTCTCAAACAAGACTTCCTTGGCTCATTGCAAGCTAAAGACAGGGCGAACCCATCAGATTCGTGTGCACCTTTTGCATCATAATCTTCCTATCCTGGGAGACCCTCTCTATAATAGTAAATCAAAGACAAGCCGGCTTATGCTTCATGCCTTCCGACTTTCCTTTACCCACCCACTTACTTTAGAGAGGCTAACTTTCACTACCCTTTCAAATACATTTGAAAAAGAATTAAAAAAGAATGGATGA
- a CDS encoding ATP-binding cassette domain-containing protein has translation MKGKEYENRTVSFAISSKGEKMKVENISYRVDHRILFDNISFDTSSSGVTLITGKNGTGKSTLL, from the coding sequence ATGAAGGGGAAAGAGTATGAAAACAGAACTGTTTCTTTTGCTATTAGTTCAAAAGGAGAAAAAATGAAAGTAGAAAATATTTCGTATAGGGTGGATCATCGTATATTGTTTGATAATATTTCTTTTGATACTTCGAGTTCAGGCGTGACATTAATTACTGGTAAAAATGGTACAGGAAAGTCAACTTTACTATAG
- a CDS encoding PTS sugar transporter subunit IIC — MKNSKFIDQFATFAGKLGNQIHLKTLRDAFVTVMPLYILAGLIVLLNNTVFKWIFQGDTLTKFQYWGITIANGTLSISGMIIAVMVGYFLAKNRDFENPLAASMLSLVSLIVMMPNTVSVVPDGAKDAVNISGVLSFNNTGTGAMFAGVIVAIIATELFIELSNVKALQMNLGENIPPAVSRSFSVLLPVMTVISLFGVVSALLFNITGMNLISIITIFIQEPIRHIGTSLIGVIIIYSLGNMLWLFGIHQAVIYSAILEPLLLINITENITAANNGQAIPHIINLSQIQTFALMGGSGSTLCLLIATFLVSRNAVSKNVAKLSFGPGIFNINEPVLFGYPIVYNISLAIPFITVPVLGILISYLATVTGFMSPAFIQVPWTTPVFLNAWLATAGDVRAVLVQFIIFALGVLLYIPFIKVNDKVVEQEMEG, encoded by the coding sequence ATGAAAAACTCAAAATTTATAGATCAATTTGCCACCTTTGCTGGTAAACTAGGGAACCAAATTCATTTAAAAACCCTAAGAGATGCATTCGTAACAGTAATGCCATTATATATTTTGGCAGGTTTAATCGTTCTTTTGAACAACACGGTATTTAAGTGGATTTTCCAAGGGGATACATTAACAAAATTCCAATATTGGGGAATAACAATTGCAAACGGTACTTTAAGTATTTCAGGTATGATTATTGCTGTAATGGTTGGTTATTTCTTAGCTAAAAACAGAGATTTCGAAAACCCGTTAGCAGCATCAATGCTATCATTAGTTTCTTTAATTGTGATGATGCCAAATACAGTTTCTGTAGTTCCTGACGGAGCAAAAGATGCGGTAAACATTTCAGGTGTTCTTTCATTCAACAACACAGGTACAGGCGCAATGTTCGCCGGGGTTATCGTAGCGATTATTGCAACAGAATTATTCATTGAATTATCAAACGTTAAAGCTTTACAAATGAACCTTGGTGAAAATATTCCACCAGCTGTTAGTAGATCATTTAGCGTATTACTTCCAGTCATGACCGTCATCTCCTTATTTGGGGTTGTTTCAGCATTATTATTCAATATAACTGGAATGAACTTAATCTCAATCATTACAATCTTTATTCAAGAACCAATTCGTCATATTGGTACAAGCTTAATCGGGGTCATTATTATTTACTCTTTAGGAAATATGTTATGGCTATTTGGTATTCACCAAGCAGTTATTTACAGTGCCATCCTAGAACCATTACTATTAATTAACATTACTGAAAACATCACTGCAGCAAATAATGGACAAGCCATTCCACACATCATCAACTTATCACAAATACAAACATTCGCTTTAATGGGTGGTAGTGGATCTACATTATGTTTATTAATAGCAACATTCTTAGTGAGTCGCAATGCTGTTTCTAAAAACGTGGCTAAATTATCTTTTGGACCTGGTATCTTCAATATCAATGAACCAGTATTATTCGGTTACCCAATCGTTTATAACATTTCATTAGCTATTCCATTTATCACAGTTCCAGTCCTTGGTATTTTAATCAGCTACTTAGCAACAGTTACAGGATTCATGAGTCCTGCATTTATACAAGTTCCTTGGACTACACCAGTATTCTTAAATGCATGGTTAGCAACAGCAGGGGACGTGAGAGCAGTTCTAGTTCAATTCATCATCTTTGCACTTGGAGTTCTTCTATACATTCCATTTATCAAAGTTAATGACAAAGTTGTTGAACAAGAAATGGAAGGTTAA
- a CDS encoding ABC transporter permease, with amino-acid sequence MNMSNITIDGQEIDLSQTMPSYAQVVSLYDDTSISVSNHETDKVLAGSLYTDTNEQGLTIPSSLLKNWNEQTGKNLTANDLIGKSVSASIVESAAETSKIAQFQTKIVRVINDEDDMEDSNSFMLSHQMETILKEAGFTKAVSYFILELKDPSQTKVVTEELQKNKKYTVLSQQRVLDIVITFIRVIQGLLIVLSSQAIVVAAVMIGIIIYINIMQRSKEIGVMKAVGYQNRDVKGIFIYEAIWIVGIALLLAFLVAQGVGSLANAIVSHFYPSITKVFELNLLSVLGTLVFALLLGYVSAYFPARKISKMDPVESLRYE; translated from the coding sequence ATGAACATGTCAAATATTACTATAGATGGGCAAGAAATAGATCTGAGTCAAACGATGCCTTCTTATGCTCAAGTAGTGAGTCTTTATGATGATACAAGTATCTCTGTTAGTAATCATGAGACGGACAAAGTGTTGGCTGGATCCCTCTATACTGATACAAATGAACAGGGATTAACGATTCCAAGCAGTTTACTAAAAAATTGGAATGAACAGACAGGAAAAAATTTGACAGCTAATGATCTTATTGGCAAATCAGTCTCAGCCAGCATTGTAGAAAGTGCTGCCGAAACTAGTAAGATTGCTCAATTTCAAACGAAGATTGTACGTGTAATCAATGATGAAGATGACATGGAGGACAGCAACAGTTTCATGCTGTCTCATCAAATGGAAACGATTTTGAAAGAGGCTGGATTTACGAAAGCTGTATCTTATTTTATCTTGGAACTCAAAGATCCATCACAGACAAAAGTAGTAACAGAAGAATTACAGAAAAATAAGAAGTATACTGTGCTTTCTCAACAGAGAGTTCTTGATATTGTGATTACCTTTATTCGTGTTATTCAGGGATTATTGATTGTGCTTTCATCACAAGCTATTGTGGTAGCAGCGGTTATGATTGGTATCATTATTTACATCAATATCATGCAACGTTCCAAGGAAATAGGTGTCATGAAAGCAGTTGGTTATCAGAATCGTGATGTCAAAGGAATTTTTATTTACGAGGCTATCTGGATTGTAGGCATCGCCTTGCTGCTGGCATTTTTGGTTGCACAAGGGGTGGGAAGTTTGGCGAATGCGATTGTAAGTCACTTTTACCCATCCATCACTAAGGTTTTTGAATTAAATCTTTTATCTGTTTTAGGAACTCTAGTTTTCGCTCTATTACTTGGTTATGTCTCAGCCTACTTCCCGGCGCGTAAGATTAGTAAAATGGATCCTGTAGAATCGTTACGCTATGAATAA